The DNA segment CCGCACCGCGCATCATGGCGGGCCTATGAAGATTGTGCTGGCTTATTCCGGCGGTTTGGACACCTCGGTCATCCTTGCATGGCTGAAAGAACGGTACCAGGCCGAGATCATTGCCTTTTGCGCCAACATCGGGCAGGAGGAGGAACTTCGTGGTCTCCGCGCCAAGGCACTGCGTACCGGCGCTTCCAAATGCTACATCGAAGACCTCCAGGAAGAATTCGCCCGCGACTTCATCTTCCCCATGATCCAGGCCGGCGCCATCTACGAAGGCCAATACTACCTCGGCACCAGCATCGCCCGGCCCCTCATCGCCAAGGCCATGATCGAAGTGGCCCGTAAAGAAGGCGCCGAGGCCGTCGCCCACGGCGCCACCGGCAAGGGCAACGATCAGGTCCGATTCGAACTCACCGTCGCCGCCCTGGCGCCGGACCTCCAGGTGATCGCACCCTGGCGCGACCCCGAGTTTCGCCGCCGCTTTCCCGGCCGGTCCGAAATGATCGCTTTCTGCCAGGAGAAGGGCATCCCCGTCCAGGCCACCGCCAAAAAGCCCTATTCCATGGACCGTAACCTCATGCACATCTCCTACGAGGCCGGTATCCTCGAAGACCCCTGGATGGACGCCTTCGCCCCGGAAAACAAGGACATGTTCAAACTAACCGTCGCACCCGAAGACGCACCGGACAAACCCGAGTACGTCACCCTGGACTTCGAACAAGGCAACTGCATCGCCGTCAATGGCCGTCGCCTCACCCCCCTCGGCGTGATGAAGACCCTCAACCGACTCGGCGGCAAACACGGCATCGGCCGGGTGGACATGGTCGAAAACCGCTACGTCGGCATGAAATCCCGCGGCGTCTACGAAACCCCCGGCGGCACCATCCTCCATTTCGCCCATCGCCAGATGGAATCCCTCACCATGGACCGCGAGGTCATGCACCTGCGCGACAGTCTCATTCCCCGCTACGCCGAACTGGTCTACTACGGATACTGGTACAGCCCCGAACGCATCGCCCTCCAGGCCTTCATCACCGAAACCCAAAAAAACGTCACCGGCACCGTCCGGCTCAAACTTTACAAGGGCAACATCATGGTCGCCGGCCGCAAATCCCCCGTCAGCCTCTACCAACCCGCCATCGCCACCATGGAGGCCGACCCCACCCAGGCCTACAACCCGGACGACGCCACCGGTTTCATCCGCATCAACGCCCTCCGACTCCGTGTGGCCGCCCAGGTTCACGCAGCCACCCAAAAGAACCCCGGCCGCCCCGCCAACGCCCGGCGCAAAACCGGCCGCTGA comes from the Limisphaera ngatamarikiensis genome and includes:
- a CDS encoding argininosuccinate synthase translates to MKIVLAYSGGLDTSVILAWLKERYQAEIIAFCANIGQEEELRGLRAKALRTGASKCYIEDLQEEFARDFIFPMIQAGAIYEGQYYLGTSIARPLIAKAMIEVARKEGAEAVAHGATGKGNDQVRFELTVAALAPDLQVIAPWRDPEFRRRFPGRSEMIAFCQEKGIPVQATAKKPYSMDRNLMHISYEAGILEDPWMDAFAPENKDMFKLTVAPEDAPDKPEYVTLDFEQGNCIAVNGRRLTPLGVMKTLNRLGGKHGIGRVDMVENRYVGMKSRGVYETPGGTILHFAHRQMESLTMDREVMHLRDSLIPRYAELVYYGYWYSPERIALQAFITETQKNVTGTVRLKLYKGNIMVAGRKSPVSLYQPAIATMEADPTQAYNPDDATGFIRINALRLRVAAQVHAATQKNPGRPANARRKTGR